From the genome of Cololabis saira isolate AMF1-May2022 chromosome 4, fColSai1.1, whole genome shotgun sequence:
CTTTGAAAAAGCAAtatttgaaaaaatatatataaatagatcCCTGTTTTTTGCTTAAATTTCTTTTCTTCATAACCTTATCCTTTCCTTTGTAACTGTGTGTCGCTCTGCCCACAGGCCCTTTGATTCAAAAAACCCTTTCCTGGCTCCGGTCACGGTCAACCGCAGACTCAACAAAGCTGGTGATCGGCATCTCATGCATCTGGAGCTGGACATAACGGGCTCCAAGATCAGGTGGGCCTGGTTGCATATGGACTTAACATCGCTGTTGTTTTGCGACTAGATGAAAGGCTCCCGTTGGCCTTCATGAGTGATGGACAAAGTCTAGATTTGTCACCGTCTTGTGATTTCAGATACGAATCAGGAGATCACGTTGCCGTTTTCCCCACGAATGAATCTGCGTTGGTGAACAGGTTGGGAGAGATCCTTGGTGTGGACCTTGATGTGGTTATCTCTCTCAACAACCTTGATGGTACGCCACTGACGCCTCAGAGCACCTTGACCTCACAGATCCCTCCCTCCAACATTCTTTCTGGATATCTACACTTGCAGTATCAGCTCCACTAATGCATGTGAATTACATACTGTAATATCACTGCAATAACATTTTATTGCTGTCGTATAGATTGactatattttatttaaattcatttccTGTCATTGAAGGTGATCTCCTGTACTTAGCAGTTCCGTGAGGAGCACTGATATCTGATTTTTTGTTATCCATCAAAAGTTACTAAAAAATTGAAAACAGATTTAATGATTAAAAAATCTTCCACCTTGTATTTTCAGAGGAGTCCAACAAGAAGCATCCTTTCCCCTGTCCCACCACCTACCGCACCGCCCTCACACACTACCTGGACATCACCAACTCTCCTCGCACCAACGTCCTGTACGAGCTGGCGCAGTACGCCTCCGACCCCAAAGAACAGGAGAACATGCGCAAGATGGCTTCCTCCTCCCCTGAGGGCAAGGTCAGTGACGAGCATTTAATCAGCGTTTAACCCCAAATGTTCTGAAGCCATACAGTTGCAGAATGTGAAAATAGTTTAACATGAGTTTACGCTTTAAATATGacactttttttaattctccTTTTGTGCATTACTGTAGGCTCTGTACCAGAATTGGGTGTTGGACTCAAGTAGAAACATCCTCGCCATTCTGGAGGATTATCCTTCTCTGAAACCTCCGGTCGACCACCTGTGTGAGCTGCTGCCTCGCCTTCAGGCTCGCTACTATTCCATCGCTTCCTCTTCTAAAGTAATAATCTTTTTTTACTCCAGGGGTGGATAAAAGAAACCAAAGCCATGACTGCTTTATTAGTCAACAGTGAGTAACTTTTCGTTGTCTGTAGGTTCACGCCAACAGCATCCACATCTGCGCCGTGGTGGTGGAGTACAACACCAAGACGGGCCGCACCAACAAAGGAGTTGCAACAAACTGGCTGAAAAACAAACTGGTCAACGGCCACAAGTCGACGGTTCCCATGTACATCCGCAAGTCTCAGTTCCGTCTGCCTTTCAAAGCCACCAACCCGGTGATCATGATCGGCCCTGGGACTGGAATCGCTCCGTTCATGGGCTTCATCCAGGAGAGAGGCTGGCTCAAACAGCAAGGTGTTTATCTACAGCCGTCGCCTTGTGCAGGGAgtaaatgtttgtgtgtttagtgaGAGGGGAAAATACGGTGAAGGACTTCCAGATacgtttgtcttttttctccatgtgTGGATGACCTTGCTGATCCCCctaagaaaacaaacacagtgAATTATAAACACATAAGTAACCACAGAGAATCAGGACACTAAATAAAAGTGTCTATGTTTATATAAACAGAATTGATGGATTTTTGATTGGCGGCTGTTCTGGTCACAGGGAAGGAGGTTGGAGAGACGGAGATGTATTTCGGCTGCCGACACAAGAATGAAGATTATATTTATcaggaagagttggaggaagcAGAGAAGAATGCTGTCTTAACCCAGCTCAATGTGGCCTTCTCTCGGGACCAGGAGCATAAGGTGAGTCTTCCTGAGTGCTGAAGCTGCAGGTTGCTGTGCTGCTGTGACTGGGCTTGTCACATGCATATAAAGACACaataaaatgcaattaaattactttttccccattgcttttatttatttttttatttcttagttatttattaCTTCACAGTTTATAATAAATGCCAATGACTTGTTTTTCACAGCAAAATGTGCAAAAATATTCTGCTATTGCTAAATATACAATGCTTTGTTTTCTAtataagcattttttttaaatcacaactTTTGTCATAAATGTAAGGTTCAAGACTAACATgtggaaaaatgtatttatatatgaatgttttttctattttccaaAATAGGTGTACGTGCAGCATCTCttgaagaaaaataaggaacacCTGTGGAAGCTGGTTCACTCAGACAATGCTCATATCTATATATGCGG
Proteins encoded in this window:
- the porb gene encoding P450 (cytochrome) oxidoreductase b encodes the protein MGCVFSLPEDRRDAAERAPTARETSFVEKMKKTGKNIVVFYGSQTGTGEEFANRLSKDAQRYGMKGMAADPEEYNMGELARLSEIKNSLAIFCMATYGEGDPTDNAQDFYDWLQENDGEDLTGLNYTVFALGNKTYEHYNAMGKYVDKRLEELGAQRIFDLGLGDDDGNLEEDFVSWREQFWPAVCEHFGVEASGDELSIRQYELKEHTDINMNKVYTGEIGRLKSFEVQKPPFDSKNPFLAPVTVNRRLNKAGDRHLMHLELDITGSKIRYESGDHVAVFPTNESALVNRLGEILGVDLDVVISLNNLDEESNKKHPFPCPTTYRTALTHYLDITNSPRTNVLYELAQYASDPKEQENMRKMASSSPEGKALYQNWVLDSSRNILAILEDYPSLKPPVDHLCELLPRLQARYYSIASSSKVHANSIHICAVVVEYNTKTGRTNKGVATNWLKNKLVNGHKSTVPMYIRKSQFRLPFKATNPVIMIGPGTGIAPFMGFIQERGWLKQQGKEVGETEMYFGCRHKNEDYIYQEELEEAEKNAVLTQLNVAFSRDQEHKVYVQHLLKKNKEHLWKLVHSDNAHIYICGDARNMAKDVQTVFYEIAEEVGGMTRTQATDYVKKLMTKGRYSQDVWS